From a single Carassius carassius chromosome 8, fCarCar2.1, whole genome shotgun sequence genomic region:
- the LOC132144788 gene encoding SNARE-associated protein Snapin-like, giving the protein MKMAALAVEETPSGRDALAEGLLDLLSPAVQQLDTHVHSVRESQVELREHIDNLASELCRINEHQKVALDLDPYVKKLLNARRRVVLVNNILQNAQERLRRLNHNVAKETARRKTMLEASGAFTPRSPSKP; this is encoded by the exons ATGAAGATGGCCGCGCTAGCAGTGGAGGAGACCCCTTCAGGGAGAGATGCTCTCGCCGAGGGTTTGCTGGATCTCCTGAGTCCCGCTGTACAGCAGCTCGACACACATGTGCACTCAGTCAG AGAAAGCCAAGTGGAACTCAGGGAACACATTGATAATTTGGCATCtg AGCTGTGTAGGATCAACGAACACCAGAAGGTGGCACTAGATTTAGATCCATATGTGAAAAAACTCCTTAATGCCAGACGAAGAGTGGTGCTTGTCAACAACATACTCCAGAATGCACAG GAGCGTTTGCGAAGGCTGAACCATAATGTTGCTAAAGAGACGGCACGCAGGAAGACCATGCTTGAGGCCTCTGGAGCATTTACTCCACGCTCTCCCAGCAAACCATGA